The DNA region TATCATAAAATATACGCACCAAGGTTTATTGCAGAATATATCTATTTTATACAAGTTCAAAAATTAAACATATCAAGTATTGTTTCTAATAATGTCCGACGTAAACGCCTAGAAAAGGAAAGAAGAGACATCAATCGTTTTTTTGAGAAAAATCTAAGGCTATCTGAATATTTGGCCGGTGGGCACGATTATCTGGATGACAAACTTTTTCTAAATGATGGATTACAATTAGAAATTCCTTTCCTAGATGAATCAACTTTTATTTTAGAAGCACAATTCATAACAGGTACAGGATTCACCATTGCCAGATTAAAAGCTTATGAACGATTATTGAATTACATTGAGAAACTACTTGCTCCGAACAAAATAAATGAAACGGATTCAAAACATTCCGTACAATCCCCATTAAACTGGACTGACTCGGGTATATCCTTAACCGAAATGGCTTATGCACTGAAATATTCTGGCGCTATAAATCAGGGAAATGTGGACGTAAAAACAATCGCAGATGTATTGGCGCAAGTTTTTAATACCCAACAAGTCAAT from Rhizosphaericola mali includes:
- a CDS encoding RteC domain-containing protein encodes the protein MENYLTQLWNRYVSASGESKMGELTTQDNNMQAIRAIYAAILELRTFMHNYVFQSRSEQLKYHKIYAPRFIAEYIYFIQVQKLNISSIVSNNVRRKRLEKERRDINRFFEKNLRLSEYLAGGHDYLDDKLFLNDGLQLEIPFLDESTFILEAQFITGTGFTIARLKAYERLLNYIEKLLAPNKINETDSKHSVQSPLNWTDSGISLTEMAYALKYSGAINQGNVDVKTIADVLAQVFNTQQVNIYRNKQDLYSRKNQSMFIDKLRKDLIRGLEQSDSI